GGGATGAACTGGCTGGTCGGCGGCATCGTGCCGGGGCGCCTGGGCAATCGCCATCCCACCGTCGTCCCCTACAAGACGTTCGAGGTCGCCGACGGCATGATGATCATCGCGATCGGCAATGATCGCCAGTTCCGCGCCTTCTGCACGGAAATGGGCCATGCGGAACTGGGCACCGATCCGCTCTACGCCACCAGCGCCCAGCGCCTCATCAACCGCGACGCGATCGAGGCGAAGGTGCAGGAGATCGTCCGCCCCTTCGCCCGCGACGACCTGATGGCGCGCTTCGTCGCTGCGGGCGTCCCCGCCGGTCCGGTCAACAGCATCCAGGACGTGTTCGAGGATCCGTTCATCGACGCCCGCCAGACCGTCCATCGCTATCGCCGGGAAGAGGATGGGGTCGAGATCCCGACCGTCGCCTATCCCGGCAAGCTGTCGGCGACACCAGCCGATTATCGTCACTGCCCGCCACGCGTGGGCGAACATAGCCGCGAAATATTGGGGGAATGGCTCGGCCTCGACGACGGCGCGCTCGACGCGCTGACGAACGACGGCGCGATCGCTCAACGCCCCGTGAAGGAGAGGACACAGGCATGAAAATCGACCAGGGAGTGGCCGCCATCGTCACCGGCGGGGCATCGGGTCTGGGTGAGGCGACGGCCCGCGCCATCGCGGCGCAGGGCGCCAAGGTCGCGCTGTTCGACTTCAACGAGGAAACCGGGACGAAGGTCGCAGCGGACATCGGCGGCACCTTCTGCAAGGTCGATGTCACCGACGAGGCCTCGGTCGATGCCGGCTTTGCCAAGGCGCGCGCCGCCCATGGCCAGGAGCGTATCCTGGTCAATTGCGCGGGCACCGGCAATGTCATCAAGACTGCCAGCCGCGACCGCGAGACCGGCGAGATCAAGGCCTTCCCGACCGACCAGTTCGAACGGATCATCCAGATCAACCTGATCGGCACCTTCCGCTGCTGCGCCAAGTCGGCCGCCGGCATGCTGAGCCTCGATCCGCTGGAGGACAAGGCGCGCGGCGTCATCATCAACACCTCCAGCGCGGCGGCGGTCGACGGCCAGATCGGCCAGGCGGCCTATTCCGCGTCGAAGGGCGGCATCGTCAGCCTGACCCTGCCGATGGCGCGCGACCTGATGGGCGAAGGCATCCGCGTCAACGCGATCCTGCCCGGCATTTTCGACACGCCGCTGATGGCGCGGGCCAGCGACAAGGTGCGCGATGCGCTGTCGGCCACCGTCCCCTTCCCCAAGCGTTTCGGCAAGCCCGAGGAGTTTGCCGCGATGGCGCTGGCGATGATCGAGAATGACTATTGGAACGGCGAATATGTGCGGCTCGACGGTGGCCTGCGCATGCCGCCGCGCTGAGGGAGAAGGACGATGTCCGAAGAAGCGCAGCCCGAATTCGTGACCTACAATGTGGTGGACGGCGTCGCCTGGGTGATGCTGAACCGCCCCCAATATGGCAATGCCCAGAATTACCGGCTGCTCGGCCAGCTTGACGATGCCTTCAAGCGCGCGGTCGAGGATGACGGGGTCAAGGTGATCGTGCTCGGTGGCGAGGGCAAGCATTTCTCCGCCGGCCATGACATCGGCACCCCGGACAAGGACAGCCACATGCCGCGCACGCGCACCAGCATGTGGTGGGACCACCTGAACAAGGGCGGCGCGGAACGCCAATATGTGCTGGAACAGGACGGCTATCTGGGCCTGTGCCGACGCTGGGCCGACATCCCCAAGCCGATGATCGCCATGGTGCAGGGCGCCTGCAT
The sequence above is drawn from the Sphingobium sp. AP49 genome and encodes:
- a CDS encoding SDR family NAD(P)-dependent oxidoreductase, producing the protein MKIDQGVAAIVTGGASGLGEATARAIAAQGAKVALFDFNEETGTKVAADIGGTFCKVDVTDEASVDAGFAKARAAHGQERILVNCAGTGNVIKTASRDRETGEIKAFPTDQFERIIQINLIGTFRCCAKSAAGMLSLDPLEDKARGVIINTSSAAAVDGQIGQAAYSASKGGIVSLTLPMARDLMGEGIRVNAILPGIFDTPLMARASDKVRDALSATVPFPKRFGKPEEFAAMALAMIENDYWNGEYVRLDGGLRMPPR